CCAAGCGGTGTCAGAACAGACGCCTGTTCACCGAAAATAAAGCCAACTGCTGCACCAATGACAAGGGCAATCGTGATTTTCAGAATTAACGAAGCATCCAGATAACCCTTCCAGATCTTTTTCAATGAAATCCCTCCTAAAATAAATTGATCTATTGAACTTTGTAAAAATCATATTAATCAGGTCGGGATTAAAGGTAATACAGATCGAAGAGTAAAGTCAAAGGAGTTGCTTACAAAAGATTTATTTGCTGACCGTGTCCTCAAGGGCTTCATTTTTTACCTCGAGTATATACTCGCTCAGCACATGATCTCTGCCTCCATGCAGCTCATACCAATCTTTAATTCTCGCAACGTGCGCACGATCATTTTTAATCTGGGTCTCGATCGCAATATAATCCTCATAGTGATCATATTCCCAAATCGCAAACACTTCAGTCGTCCCATCCTTCTGATCACGCATCCATCTGCCGACCAGACGCGAGCCGTGCTTTAGCTGATTTGGCAGGTTCGTATTGTTGAAATGATCATTAAAAGTCTCAATAAATGAACTTTTGATGATGTAATGCTTTCTCCTGTAGAACATTGTGTATACCTCATTTCTAAAAAATAGTACTCTCTCATATTCTTTCTGTTAAAAAAAGGAGATTCCTGCCTTCGTGGAGAAATAAACGTTTGAAGCAGGAGGGGGATGTACTTGTATCAGTACTTTAATGGACTTGTGATCAGAAATAGAATATTAAAGCGAGAGAAGAGGGACACCGTTGACAAGGGGATTGAAGTTTCAATTTAATGAGGGTTTATTAAGTAAAATCAGGCATTCAACCGGAGAAATTGATCAAATTGATTTAATAGATGATCAAGGATGGACGTCGACTGTACATAAAATATCAGCAGAGCATGGCTTATTCATTTTGAAAAGCTCATTCAAAGAGAAGTACCGTGAATGGTTGAAGACGGAAGCTGGTCTGTTAGAAAAACTTAAGAATCAGAACGAAATTCCGGTACCCGGTTATATCAATTACATAGAAGAAAATGTGCAAAACCATCTTTTAATGACATATGAAAAAGGGGTTACACTGACAAAAGCGTTAAGAGACGCGGGCAGTCACGATGAAAAGCGGCAGCTGATGAAAAGTTTTGGAGAACTGTTAAAAAGGCTGCATGAAACGCAGTCCGCGCATTTTAATTGGAATATAAATTGGCTCGAGGGAGAATTACAGAGAGCGGAGCGATATCTTGAAGCAGGAGAATGTGACGGAGACCGTGCGCTGCTTGAAAAACTGAAGGCGAACCCTCTTCCAGAGACTACCCAAACGGTTATTCACGGAGACTGCACAACAGATAATGTGATGGTTGCAGACGGGAAAGTGTCGCTATTTATTGACGTAGCTGGCATGACTGTCGGAGATCCGCGGTATGACGTAGCGCTTGCGCTTCGAAAAGTGATGGCAGACAGTGAATTAACTGAGGCCTTTTATGAAGGGTATGGAAGATTCCGCTTGAATTCTAAGGAATTTAATTACTTTGAGAATGGGTTGTATGAGTTTTTTTGAATGAAAGGAGGGGCGCAAGTTGAAGGCGGGACTACCACATGTGAGATTAAGAGATTTAAAGCCTGAAGATGCGGAAGCCCGGTACAGGTGGATGACAGACGCTGATGTGACTGCCTATTTAAATGTGCCGGATCGCAATCCACCTTTTACACTTGAGCAGACAAAAGAATGGATTCAGCAGTGTATCAACCGAACGAATGGATATGAGCAAAAAGCGATTATAACTGACGGGGATCAGCATATCGGCTGGGCTGACCTGAAGAACATTGACCAGGCGAACAGGCAGGCTGAAGTGGGGATTGCGATTGGTGAAAAGCAGTATTGGAAAAGAGGTTACGGTCAGGCTGCCATGCATGCGATTCTTACATATGGATTTTCTGAAATGGGGCTGCACAAAATTTGGCTCAGGGTTGATATTGATAATCTTGCAGCCCTTGAATCTTATAGGGCAATTGGTTTTAAAGAAGAAGGTGTGATGAGGGAGGACCGGCTTAGAAAAGGCGTGTTTGTTGATCGGTTGAGAATGAGTGTGCTGTCCAGTGAGTGGTCATAGTGAAAGGGGTGCAGTAATGGGTTTTTATCGTAGTTGTAGGGGTTGCGATCATGGTATTAGGGTCGATTACGCCGATCAGTAATTATATCACGGTTCCATTATTTATCATCGTGACGGGCTTTGGGCTGTGGCTGACTTACCTTGAAAAGGAGCGGCAGTTTGCAGAAATGAAGGAAGAATTAAAAAAGCAGAACTCATGGCTGGCCTAGCATGAGTTCTGCTTTTTATTGTTTATATAGTTGTATGAGCTGTTCAATTCCGGTACTACTAATCAGAACAAAAGCTCCTAAACTGACATAGCCAATCAACTTCTTATCTTTTTGAATTTCTTCAATCCCCATAACAAGCATCATTACACCAAGCGATAGCATCATCCAGCCTATTAGCAAATTGCTGCCTGTAATCAAGCCATGCATTGCAAAGGCGAATGTCACTGCAGCAGCAGTGATTCTGATCAGCTTTAATGTCATTATTTCATCCCCATTCAATCAATCTTATCTGTACATCTATTATAGCACACAGAAAATTCCATTTTAAGGCCTGTAATTTAGCGTAATGCCTTCTATACTAGTAAAACAGGGAGGTGGCAGAATGAAAATTTTTCAAATAGAAAAAGATAAAGCGAAGTACGTAACGCAATTTAACTCAGAGTTTTTTATGAATCCTTTACTATCTTTCGATGGAGAATACAAAATATCATTTGTCACATTGGAAGCGGGCGGCATCATTGGATTTCATGAGGCAGCGGTATCACAGTTGATGATTGTTGTTAATGGTTCATGTGAGGTTTCTAGTGAAGACAAGAAGTATCAGGGCGCAAAGCAGGGTCAGGTGATCTTCTGGCAACAGGGCGAGTGGCATGAAACCATTTCGGCACGGGGTATGACAGCGATAATTATTGAAAGCCCCGCATTGAAAGAAAGCCATATTCATTTAAAAAAATCAGTCTGATACTAAAAAATTTAATTTTCCATTTTAACGAATGAGGTTTTTTAAAGGTTGCTAAGTCAACCAAAATTATTTTAAGAGGTGGGACCATTTTGAACTTAGGGCTAAAAAGAAATGAAGTAAGGTTAGTCGATTACACACCTGAATGGCACGAGGAATTTGTTAAAGTAAAAAAAGAAATAGTGGAATACACAAACCTTGATGAACATCGCATCCAGCATATTGGTAGTACAGCGATTAAAGATATGGCAGCAAAGCCCATAATAGATATTTTAGTTGGTGTGGAAGATTTGAGTATGGTTGGTAAACCATTACTTCAAAAATTCAGCGAAATTGGTTTTTTGAGATTAAAAGTAGATAGACCAGGAGAAATTGTATTGGCAAAATTTACTGATGATACATACGAAGAAAAGACGCATTTTATTCACATTGTTGAATATCAGAAAGAGATATGGAGAAATCTAGTTTTCTTTAGAGATTACCTGAATTCAAATAAAACCACCAGAAATGAATATTTAGAGTTAAAAATGAATTATCTAAAAAAATCAACAAAAAGAATAAATGAATATACGGATTTTAAGGAAGAGTTTGTTAAAAGTATTTTTGAAAAAAGAAAAGCAAGAAATGAATGAAACCTTTTTACTGTAATTTAGTCTAACTTTAAAAAATCACCTGAGAAAAGGGGGATACAGACATGTACTGGGAAACGATGCCTGGATGGTTTTGGGCCATTTATTATGGCTTTTTAGCAGTTACCTTTTTGACAGCTGTCATTAGGATTGGGAGAAAAAGAAAGTTTGTGATGGAGATTCTTGTCTTGATTTTAGTGTTTTCAATTCCTGTTGTTGGCTTTTTAAACAGTGCAGAATCTATCAGGCTTGTGGAACAGAATGAAGTTGAATTCTTTTTATCGCAACTGCAGCATGGTGCTTTCTGGACGATTTTTTCAGTCGTGGGTTATTGTTTGATGTTGGTGTGGTGGATTGGACTGTTAGTGGAAAAAAGAAAAATGGCTGTGAGATTAAGCACATCAAGATGGTGAAATTCCAATTACAGAGGAAATGCTAATCGGTAAAAAAGTAAACTTTGATTAAATGGATCTACTTTCTAAAAGCCATATCATCAAATGGCTTTTTTTATATGTAAACAGTAAAAATTTATTGTTTATCAATAAAATATATGCTAATATTTCCTTAATGAAAGATGATCTATTGTACGAAGTGAGAGGTGTCTGATATGAGTAAAAGTTCAACCATGTTTTTGAAATTTGTGTTAATCGTGCTTGCTTTGGCCGTGTTGGCATTATGTATCTTTGCGCTACCGGCTCTTTGGAGTGGTGTGGCAGGCGATGAGGTGTTTGGTGGCTGGGTACGTGGTATTATAATTGGCATGTATGTATCAGGTATTCCTTTTTATTATGCATTGTACCAGTCGTTCAAACTGTTAAACTTAATAGATAGAAATGATGCTTTTTCAGATCAGGCTGTAAGAGCATTACGAATGATTAAGTTTTCTGCGCTGGGAGTCAGCGTCATCTATACAGCAACAATGCCATTCTTTTTCCTGATTGGAGAATACGATGATGCGCCAGGTGTGATCCTGATTGGAGCGGTAGTCATATTTGCCTCCTTCGTGGTAGCTGTATTTGCATACGTTCTTCAAAAGTTATTAAGAAACGCAATCGATATTAAAATAGAAAATGATTTAACAGTCTGAGGTGAACATACATGGCAATTGTCATTCATATAGACGTCATGCTGGCAAAACGGAAAATGAGCGTCACAGAGCTGACTGAAAAAGTTGGCATCACCATGGCCAACCTGTCGATCCTGAAAAATGGAAAGGCAAAGGCGATCCGCTTTTCAACGCTGGAAGCGATTTGCAAAGCACTGGACTGCCAGCCAGGGGATATTATTGAATATGTGCCGGATGAGGATACGTGACTGAGGAGCTGAAACTGCGATTGTGGTTTCGGCTTTTTTATTTGAGTAATTGATAAAAAAAGGAAGTTGAAGCATACTTGAATGAGAAGCGTTTGAATACATAAAAGGGGTGTCATGATTGGATTTCAGTTTTGATTTTAATATGGATTGGAATTTAATCAATTCATTAACTACTATAGTAGCATGGTTAATACTGGGCTTTGTGATTTTCAGAACCTATCAAAAGCAGGATGAAGAAGAGCGGCCAAAGCTGATTAAAATTTTTTTTATTGTGATGTTTGGGTTGTTCTCATTCTCTATCAACTTACCGGCTTTCGGTGAGCTTGTATCGGTTGCTGTATTGCCTATTGGTGTTTGGTTAACGCTTGCTTTCACTGAAAAAAGTGGTCGCTGGCAGAATTACAGGAAGTATTCCTGGATCGGCTTTTTAGCGAACTATCTTTTTTTGGCGGGAACTTTAGTGGGTATTTTTATTTCTTCTGTGATTTATCCGGAAGGTGAGATTGAGACGTATTTGGATGAAGTATCCGAAGCAGAATTGATTGCAATTCATCCTTCTGCAACAGAAGGTGTACTGAATGCGGAGCAGTTTCAGGAGGATATCTCAAGCTTTGAGCCTGAATATGCGGATATCATCAAATGGTTTGACGATGCGATGGTACAGAAGCAAAGCTTGGAACCGGATGGAACTGGTCAGATTGAAGAGAAATTTCCATACATCATTATTGGAACTGAATCAAAAGAGGGTAAGCGTGTTCAGGTTTATCTAGAAGCTGATGGGAAAGGGTTGCTTGTTACCACTGATGAACATCAATATTATTATCGCTCTCCTTCAGCTACTTTTCTAACGAAAGGAGTGGATGAAGAGTGAGTCGGAAACAGATAGGATTTATAGGGTTATTTATAATCGTTGTCATCGGGATAGTGGTTTACCTGATTGAAAGAATGCACGTACCAGCAGCTTTTCTTGCCGAAGAAAAAATACTTGCCGCCTTATCGAAAGACAGCGAGGATACAGAGTTACAGGACAAAATCCAGATTGATGAAGAAACTTACTTTGTCCCTTACGTCTCCGAGGGCAACCGCTACGGCAAAAGTATTTGGAAATGGCTGAGTGGGGATTGGGAGATGGTTAGTGAAAGTGAAGCTACAGGACCTTCTATCTTGCAGGGAGAGTCAGAGAAGTACATTTATTGGAATATACATCCGGAGGACGAAGTGAAAGAATTGGAATTTTATCTAATAAGAGACCGCAATTATTCTGTATCATATCCGGACTTTGAAAATGAAAGCACTCTTTACCTTCCACATCTGCAGGTAAGCCATACAGTAGAAACAGGTGATAAAACATATGGTTTTGCTAAATTCCCTTCCGATCTGGAGGAAATATCGGAAGCGCTTCAGACGAATCAGGAGATGTCTCAGGGAATTCTACCTTCAAATATCTATACATACCGCTGGCAGGCGCTAAATGCTGATGGAGAAAGAAAAGAGTTGGAAGAAACAAGGCGTGGCGGCGGAGGAGGGTCGCATACAGGAAACTATGTGCAGTTTATGAGTGAGCTAAATGAAGGGGAGCTGGAATAAAAGATGGCACGGCACTGTTGAATAAAGCAGTGCCTATTTTTCTGACTAGTACTCCCATGGATACAAATCAAGTTCAATATCAGCATGAATATCAGCTGCAAAACGAATAATATCAGCAAAAAATCCCAGAGCAGGCGCCTGCCCATTAAACATTTCACTCACAACAATCAAGTGACAGGTAGCGCTAAATTCTTTACGTATATCATTGATCACCGCTGTTTTCATGCGCAGTGGGTCAATGACTTTTTTGAAACTCTCATCAAGAAAAAGATCCTCCTGATAGCCACTGCTGATTCTCCAGACGCTGCGCTGCCTGTAACGATAGAAGCTATCCTCAATTAAATCTCCGTTCCGATAACTTTCTGAAGGTTGGATATTCAGTTTTTCTGTTATAACATCCGGGTCCATTTGAGTCGCTGCGATTTCGAAATAGATCATGGTTTTGGTTTTGTTCAAGTTAGTCCTCCTGAAAATGTTAATTTAAAATTACTCATACTCTTCATTTCTAACTTGTTGGAAGATAGTCCTTTATTTTATAGGATTTTATAAAAGATGATAGTGTAATGCTGGATCTTCAATTACAATTAATTGAAATTGAGTACATTTAGAAGAGGTGTTAATATGGACCATTTGAAAAGCGAGATTCTGTTTCATGAAAAAGAACTGTTAGATAATACGAAAAGATTATCACTTAAGGACCTGGACCGTCTGATACATGAGGACTTTCTCGAGTTTGGCAAATCAGGCGGTACGTTCAGGAAAAGTGATCTGATGACAGAAGGGGGAGCGGGAACAATTGAGGTAGAGGTTCTTGGCTTCGATGTGCGGCCGCTATCAGAGGATACTGTTCAGGCGATCTATCAGTCGCGCAATCAAGTGAGTGGAGAGGTTGCTAACAGATGCTCGATCTGGAAGAGAGAACGGGTTGGCTGGCAGATGATTTTTCATCAGGGGACGGTTGCGGCTGGTAGGTGACAGTTGAACTGATACGCGGGGATTATGACGATAGGGTGGATTCAGGTGATTGAATTCTCGGTGAGTCTGATGGAATCAGATGGACAAATGAAGGAATTCATTCCGCCTGCTGATGGAAAAACGGGCAAATTTCGAATCCTGATGGAATACTTTTCAGGATTGAAGGAAAAAGGTCCAGATTGATGGAATGAACATTCAAACCTGAATGAATAACTTTCGAAATGAAGGAATACTCTTCTTCAACTTTCATGGACCTCCTGCCAGCGTTGTGCCCGTGCTTGTCAAACACATTATAAAAGAGGTGATTACGATGAATGCCTTATACAATAAAGGCTTTTTATTGCTCCAGTTTGCAGCTATCTTTCTACTCTACTTTACGGTTCTTAGGACAATCACAAACCCTTTCCTTTCAATGAGCGGTTTCGCAAATATGGCTTTCTCCATCTTAATGATCATCATACTAATATTCATTACTCAACTAACCACTGAGAAAATAAAAGACATCAACCGTTCAAATCCATAAGGAGGCTCCTTAGCAAATGACAAAAGTGATCTCAATAGCAGCAGTATCAGGCGGAGGAAAGACAACACTGACAGTCGCCGTGCGTATGTATATATGGAAATAACAGTAAAATCTGACGCTGACTTTGTTTTAGACGGTACGCAAAATCCTGAAGTACTTGCCGATGCTGTTCTGAACTATATAAAAAAAGCCGGCTTCAATTGAATTGAAACCAGCTCAATAAATAGGGGATATGATTAGTTTGTCCGCAAATTTGATTTTTATACATACCTTACTGAGCTTTTAATCGATCTGCAGCAGTGTCCATTTTCTTTCCGACCGGCTGAACACCGATTGCTTTAGACAACCCGAATGCAGGCATCTTATTATAAACTGTTTCATAGGTCCCTGGTGCAATCGTATAGGTCTCATGAAAGATCCCGACAGCTTCAGACTTCGCTGCTTTCTGGTAAAAGTCTTTCCAAGCCTTCATATGCTGTTGGCCTTTTGCGTACGAGTAGAGCTGATCTTTAGACTCCCAATATTGAACGAGTGTGACCATTCTCCAGCCAAAGAATGTTTCAGTGGATAAAAAGCCGAGCTCTTTATGCGTATAAAGTTCCCGGAGCATCGGTCCCATCGCCATAAATACAGGAAGCCACTTATGAATCGCCCAAAGCTTATTGATTCTCATGCCAATGATAAAAACCGTTTTTTCCTGACCGTGCGCCGCCATAAATCTTCCCTGCTCAAGCTTTTTACCCATTTATTATTCCTCCCCGTTCTGAAGTTCTTCCGTGACTTCCTGGCACCACTCAATTGCGGCAGTAGTCGTTTTAAAACCATGGCGGAGTGTAAATAACCAGAACCGCTCATCCTCTGAACGAAATTCAGCGTTTTGGATATTCTGTTCAATTTGTCTGTAGATTGCGAGTTTCTCTTCTAATTGTTTTTCGTACTGTCTGATTTTTTCAATGGCAGAAGATGCCGGTTCATGCCTGCTGAAAAATAACTTGAGCAACCACTCATTTTTTTGAATAGGTAAGCCACTTTCAATCGGAGAGGTAAGCCAGTTCTCAAGCGCTTCTCTCCCGACGGATGTCATCTCATACGTGATTTTATCCGGCTTATCTTTTTGAGGCTCCTTTTTAGCAACCGCCAGCCCCTCATCTGTCAGTTTTTTCAGAGAAGGGTAGATTTGCCCGTAACTGATCTTCCAGAAGTGGCTCAGACTGTTGTCGATCATCTGTTTCATTGAATAACCCGTATTACACCCGGTCGTCATCATGCCGAGTAATACATAAGGCGTGTCATTTTCCTTTGGCACGAACTCACCACCTATATCATTTAGTTATATATCTTAATGATATAATAATCTGATTTGTTGGAAAAGTAAAGATTTTATTTAAAAATGAAACTTTGATAGTCCTGACTTTGTCCAACTATTTAGAAAGGAGGCGCTGGCTTGAAAAATAATGATAAAGACCAGACTCTCCATCAGGCAATGGAAGACCACGGAGATTACTTGAAAAGACTAATCTATACATACGTAAAAGATAGACAAAAAGCAGAAGATATTCTGCAGGACACCTTCGTTAAGTTTTATTCGCGTTTTGATCAGTTTGAAAATCGGGCTGCTGTTAAAACATACCTTTACAGAATTGCGGTTAACGAAGCTCAAAATTATTTAAGAAGCTGGTCTTTTCGGAAAGTAAGTTTTACAGATAAGTTGCGCACC
This region of Jeotgalibacillus malaysiensis genomic DNA includes:
- a CDS encoding acetyltransferase, producing the protein MKAGLPHVRLRDLKPEDAEARYRWMTDADVTAYLNVPDRNPPFTLEQTKEWIQQCINRTNGYEQKAIITDGDQHIGWADLKNIDQANRQAEVGIAIGEKQYWKRGYGQAAMHAILTYGFSEMGLHKIWLRVDIDNLAALESYRAIGFKEEGVMREDRLRKGVFVDRLRMSVLSSEWS
- a CDS encoding XRE family transcriptional regulator, whose translation is MAIVIHIDVMLAKRKMSVTELTEKVGITMANLSILKNGKAKAIRFSTLEAICKALDCQPGDIIEYVPDEDT
- a CDS encoding transcriptional regulator; the encoded protein is MGKKLEQGRFMAAHGQEKTVFIIGMRINKLWAIHKWLPVFMAMGPMLRELYTHKELGFLSTETFFGWRMVTLVQYWESKDQLYSYAKGQQHMKAWKDFYQKAAKSEAVGIFHETYTIAPGTYETVYNKMPAFGLSKAIGVQPVGKKMDTAADRLKAQ
- a CDS encoding RNA polymerase sigma factor, producing the protein MKNNDKDQTLHQAMEDHGDYLKRLIYTYVKDRQKAEDILQDTFVKFYSRFDQFENRAAVKTYLYRIAVNEAQNYLRSWSFRKVSFTDKLRTFKQGSSAEELYIKSEGSRTLGEMVKELPVKYREVIWLFYYDELSINEISDVLRCSPNTVKTRLARGRKLARISIEEGDYEY